The genomic region GAATTCACCTCCTAAATATAACAGATAGAATATCATGTAATATAATAACACATATTTTGAAAAATTTCAATACTTTTTTGAGAATTTACAAAAAAAAATATTAAAAACTTTCCCGCATGTCAATAATCCTTCCAAGAAGGAGTGATTTTTCTGATAAATATACGTACAGATATGGCATACGAAGTACACCAAAACATACTTGCATCAGGCAAAGGCAAGCCCGACGGTATAATAATGGAAGAGTTTTCCGACGATGGCATAATGGCAACAACAATACAAATCACAAATGAATCCGGTGAAAAAGCGTCCGGCAAGCCGAAAGGAAAATATATAACGGTAAAAACCGAACGGGATTTTACACCCAAACATTTCAGAATGTATTCAGAATTCCTGGCGCGTCGTATACGCGAGCTTTTGCCGTCGGATGCAGAAAACATACTCATCGCAGGGCTGGGAAATCGCTTTATAACGGCAGACTCAGTGGGGCCCAAGGCGATTTCGCACGTTATCGTGACGCGTCACATACGTTCTATCTGCCCCACAATATACCGCGACCTTTCACTCAGCGAGGTGGCGGCGCTGGCACCAGGAGTTTTATCGCAGACAGGAATAGAAAGCGGAGATATTATAAAAAGTATAATCGATGATATAAAGCCATCCTGTCTGATAGTGATTGACGCTCTTGCTTCACGTTCGCTTTCCCATCTTTCGTGCATGATACAGCTTTCTGATCACGGCATCGAACCCGGCTCGGGCGTTAATAATGCACGTCTGGCGTTGACCGAGGAAAAAATGGGGGTTCCTGTTATCTCCATCGGAGTGCCGACAGTTGTTGATATATCCGAAACTGCACCCGATATGGCACGAAAGCTGGGAATAGTATACGACAACCAGAAAGGTAATGGTTTGGAATGCTTCATAACGCTCAAAGAGAGCGACATGATAACCGACAACATGGCAAAGCTTATCGGATATTCGATAAACCTCGCCTTGCACACCGCCCTCACCTACGAAGAAATGCTGTCGATGTGTTCATAAAATCTCAGGAAACGCATATATTTTAACAAGTCCAAACAAAAGGAGACATACAAATGAGTAAACGAATATTGTCCGCGGTATCATTGTTTGCAATAATACCGCTTGTTATATTTTCTATGATATTTCCGTTGGCGGTGTTGTCGTTTTCCATTCTGAGAATAGACACGTTAGCGTTACGACTTCCTCACGAGACACCCGAAAACTCATCGGAAGAGCTGATCGACACCGCTTTTTTGCAGATACCGTCAAACGGGAGCTATCCCATGGGTGATTACATAACGGCGCTTATGCCTACGGACTGCGAAAAACTGACTGCCTTACCGCAAATCGCACTTATAAACGATTTATTGCCCGAGGATGCCAAAGAAATATTTCCAACCGACTTATCCCAAAACGGAAGTCCTCTGATAAATGACACAGACTTCAAGGTTGATATAGAAAACTCTATTTCAGCATTCGCCCCAACCAAGAAAACCGGAAACGATCCTTTGGTGCTGGTGCTTCACACTCACGCAACCGAAAGCTTCACAACGCCCGAAGAAAGCTACCGCATCATAAACTCCGACGGAACACAAAGCTGTTATTATTCTCCGTCACACACCACCACAAGAAGCATTGATAACACCAAAAACGTGGTTCACCTGGGAAAGCTTTTTTCAGAAAAGCTAAACACTCTGGGAATACCTACCCTGCACTGTACAGCGCAACACGACAACCCCAATTATAACAAATCCTACGCTAATGCACGCGAAACAATCAAAGGGTATCTGGAGAAATACCCATCCATAGAATATATTGTAGATTTACATCGTGATTCCATCATCAGAAGCGGCGGTGAAAAAATAAAACCGGTATGCACAATCGAGGATGAAAGCACCGCGCAAATAATGCTGGTGATGGGAAGCGGTGACAATCATCCGGATTGGCGCAAAAATCTTTCGCTCGCTTTAAAGTTCAAAACCACTGCCGATATTATGTACCCCGGCTTTTCACGTCCGGTTTACCTGCGTACGTGGAGCTTCAATCAGGAGCTTTGTCCGGGTGCGGTCATTTTGGAAGTGGGCTCCTGTGCAAACTCATTAAGCGAGGCAGAAAGTGCCGCAATACACGCAGCTGAAGTTTTCGCCCGGGCAATAATGCAATAGCCGAAAAGAAATTTTCTCGGCGGCATTAGTTCGACTTTTTTCGGCTATAACATATTGACAAAAAAATGAATTTATGCTAAAATTGTAAAATTGTGAGGGAGTAGCAAGCGCAAGTCGCAGTAAGTCAACACACTGACCTTTCGGTCTGGCTTACTTTAATATGCGAGACTCATTAATGGGCGACTGTGCGTGTAGTCTGTCAGCTTTCTGCGGGCACGGTAAAACGTGCCCTTTTTTGGAGGAAAAATGGAACTGAATTTTATCTTCTTCTTCAACAGTGCTCTTTTGGGAATCGGTCTTGCTATGGATGCGTTCTCCGTATCTCTCGCAAACGGGCTTAACGAGCCCTGTATG from Oscillospiraceae bacterium harbors:
- a CDS encoding GPR endopeptidase, with product MAYEVHQNILASGKGKPDGIIMEEFSDDGIMATTIQITNESGEKASGKPKGKYITVKTERDFTPKHFRMYSEFLARRIRELLPSDAENILIAGLGNRFITADSVGPKAISHVIVTRHIRSICPTIYRDLSLSEVAALAPGVLSQTGIESGDIIKSIIDDIKPSCLIVIDALASRSLSHLSCMIQLSDHGIEPGSGVNNARLALTEEKMGVPVISIGVPTVVDISETAPDMARKLGIVYDNQKGNGLECFITLKESDMITDNMAKLIGYSINLALHTALTYEEMLSMCS